The Candidatus Zymogenus saltonus genome includes a window with the following:
- the asnS gene encoding asparagine--tRNA ligase — protein MAEFTSIKYFKDNVGKSVTIRGWLMQSRGSGKVRFLIVRDGTGITQCVVEEDAVGTELFDLVKKFGQESALEVTGTVSEEPRAEGGFELHAASLKIIGESEEFPITPKSHGADFLLTNRHLWLRSRRQLSIMRIRDEVVTAIREFFRENDFVLIDTPILTGAIGESAGTLFSTQYFDLGNAYLAQTGQLYLEAAIYAFEKVYCFGPTFRAEKSKTRRHLTEFWMTEGEMAFVDNDGNMDFQERLVSFVVKKVLDRKAGDLEVLKRDTARLEKVTLPFERISYDEAVKLLKGKGKEVEWGKDLGGEDETILTKLFTKPVFVYDYPKRAKAFYMKQHPEREELVKCSDLLAPEGYGEIIGGSEREDDYDRLLARIREENLPEEAYGWYLDLRRYGSVKHSGFGLGVERTVAWICGIEHLREAIPFPRMMGRIYP, from the coding sequence ATGGCCGAGTTTACATCCATCAAGTACTTCAAGGACAACGTGGGCAAGTCCGTGACGATCCGCGGCTGGCTCATGCAATCGAGGGGGAGCGGGAAGGTGCGCTTTCTTATCGTCAGGGACGGGACGGGGATTACCCAGTGCGTTGTTGAAGAAGATGCGGTCGGGACCGAGCTCTTTGACCTCGTAAAGAAGTTCGGGCAGGAGAGCGCCCTCGAGGTCACCGGCACAGTCTCCGAGGAGCCGAGGGCCGAGGGGGGCTTCGAGCTTCACGCTGCGTCCCTTAAGATAATCGGCGAATCGGAGGAGTTCCCGATAACGCCCAAATCCCACGGAGCCGACTTCCTCCTCACCAACCGCCATCTCTGGCTGAGGTCGAGGAGGCAGCTCTCTATAATGCGGATAAGGGACGAGGTGGTAACGGCGATAAGGGAGTTCTTCAGGGAGAACGACTTCGTCCTGATAGACACGCCGATTCTGACCGGAGCCATCGGGGAGAGCGCCGGCACCCTCTTCTCCACCCAGTACTTCGACCTCGGAAACGCCTACCTCGCCCAGACGGGGCAGCTCTATCTCGAGGCGGCCATCTACGCCTTCGAGAAGGTCTACTGCTTCGGGCCGACCTTCAGGGCGGAGAAATCGAAGACGAGGCGGCATTTGACCGAGTTCTGGATGACCGAGGGGGAGATGGCATTCGTGGACAACGACGGGAACATGGACTTCCAGGAACGGCTCGTCTCCTTTGTTGTTAAAAAGGTCCTCGACCGGAAGGCGGGCGACCTGGAAGTGCTGAAGAGGGACACGGCCCGCCTCGAAAAGGTGACCCTACCCTTCGAGAGGATCTCCTACGACGAGGCAGTAAAGCTCCTGAAAGGCAAGGGGAAGGAGGTCGAGTGGGGAAAAGACCTGGGCGGGGAGGACGAGACGATCCTGACCAAGCTCTTTACGAAGCCGGTCTTCGTCTACGACTATCCGAAGAGGGCTAAGGCCTTCTACATGAAGCAGCACCCGGAGAGGGAGGAGCTCGTCAAGTGCAGCGACCTTTTGGCCCCGGAGGGGTACGGCGAGATCATCGGCGGCTCGGAGAGGGAGGATGACTACGACAGGCTCCTCGCGAGAATCAGGGAGGAAAACCTCCCGGAGGAGGCTTACGGCTGGTACCTTGACCTTCGGCGCTACGGCTCCGTTAAACACTCCGGCTTCGGCCTGGGGGTAGAGAGGACGGTGGCATGGATATGCGGCATCGAGCACCTCAGGGAGGCGATACCGTTTCCGAGGATGATGGGGAGGATATATCCTTAG